The DNA window GTACATGGTATGATTGATAAACATGTTTCCTTTGGGTTTTCCAGTGAATCATTACCATCAAGAGTTCATACTCTTGTCTGCTCGGAGCTATGTGTAAGTCAGTGGTGGGCTGTACATTTTATGTAGGGGACTGCCAAGTTGGCATGAAGATTTTGTCCATGTTTTTTATAAAGAATGTGCTTCTCTTCTTGATTGTAGAACATATTTCTGTTTaaaagcccacacacacagtttttgtGTTTCATATCATCttggagctttcgatttgtgttccatagcaattcaagtaaaatgtttttcaaagtatgcatatttttaaaGTCAAATTGCTATTTTTCAAAGCTGCTTGTAAAATGATCTCCCACAtgacatgacgtatgtttttgcaAAATTATCAGATGACGTTCAATGCTTGCACAGAACTGACCATTGGGCTCTGGGgtgctctgggggcagggttagggacctacgtcactgctctttgGGAACGTTTCATGGACATTTTTGACACTAAAACCAGAAAGAGAATGCTGACGTGCGTTGGCCTTCGAAGCCTACGAAGAACAACACGATGTGAAGTAATACTGGATAATGCAAACAGTGAATGATGTTTTAGATGTAACAGAACTTTTTTATGGAATAAAGTACGCGGCTCCTGAATGAGTCATGTTTGCAGGCGATGGCATGCAGAATGTGGCAGAAAATCCACACGTTTCCATTCTtcttgaaattacattacattacatgtcatttggctgatgcttttatccaaaatgaaagcaggagacaatcctcccatggagcaatacagggttaagggccttgctcaagggctgtgcggatcttattgtggctacactggggatcgaacaccgaccttgtgggtcccagtcatgtaccttaaccactacgctacaggctgctctgTGAAGCCACGAATGGTATTCTTTCCTGGAAAAATCAAAAGTGTGGTGTGGAGAGCTGGGCTTGTGAGACGGAGATGAACGAATACAATTTGAGATGAACGAATTTGAagcaaagaaataataaaatgcttaaaattcgAGGTGATCCTGTGTCTGAGGCTTTGAGTTTGGTGGTTTGAGCACACACTTTACACCCAGGGAAAtcaaagtcacatttatttcccGAAGTGGCTTATCTGGACGTCGCTGGGCTGGAGATTTTTGGTGACTGCCGCGTGTGTTTTTCAGGGCTACGAGTGGTTCAACATCGGCAGCGTGGACACCTTCGAGCGGCATCTGGAGACTGCCCAGCAGGAGTTGGGCATGGAGCCTTCTCAGAGGGTGTCTGTGATATACAGCAGCAGTCGTGATTGGTGAGAGCATCCATGGAAATAATACAAAtgataataagaagaagaatttgttatttagctaacatttttatccaaagcaacatactgttgatcagactaagcagcgaacaatcccccctggaccaatgcggggttgagggccttgctcaagggtccaacagctgtgcggatcttactgttgCAAgattggggcttgaaccaccaaccatccggCTCCAAGTCATGGCTATTCtagaactacattacattacattgcattaatggcatttggcagacgctcttatccagagcaacgtacagttgattagacaatcctagcaggagacaatcctcccctggagcaatgcagggttaagggctgtgcggatcttattggaatcgaaccactgaccttgctggtcccactcatgtaccttaaccacaagcTGCCCTAGTTTGTAAGAATCCCCCAAACCCTCACAATTTCCACTTTGAATGTACCTTCTGGGGAAAGAGTATCAaaatgaggtcagaggtcaacacTCGAGACCACAGTTTTCACATTCTTTCGTCAGGGGTGTGCTTATGGGCGTGATATACCCGCTGGTCCTGATCGGCACCCTGTTCTTCCTCTTCCGACGGGGACCactgggaggtggaggtggacgCAAGCGTGGGATCTTCGGCATAGCCCAGTCTCCCGCCCAACTAATGAAAGACGACATCGGCGTCAAGTTCAAGGATGTGGCTGGATGCGAGGAAGCCAAGCTGGAGATCCTGGAGTTTGTCAACTTCCTGAAGAACCCCAAACAGTACCAGGACCTGGGCGCCAAAATCCCAAAGGTAATATCACCTGGATGGAGGCATGTGGTTCTGAGCAATGTACACTTCTGCTTTTGCTGTTGTGCTTTTCCAAGACTAGAAATTGGGAGTGCCCTAATCTATATCACTTATCAATATTACAGTATCTCTGTACTTTGTATTTTACCGGAGGACtgtgttttgcatttgtgtttatATCGGTGCTGTAGTTGCTTACCTTATTacttgtgtttatgtatttaccatgtgtacaaaacttgatgttcatggctgtggaCAACTGATTTGTGACGTGTACCGTAgccaacctgttctgtagttgttctaatgaccttctGTGTGCACTTGCCGCAACCAACATCGAGCCAAAGCGTCTGCTAAGTAagtgtaacataatgtaatatagAAATTGTCATTCAGTAATTAGTGATGGGAAATATTTCATATCCACCATCTGTATGAAGCGGTACAAATTCATGAGTGTGTACGACCGCTTCACGCTCTGGCTTGGCGTGTGGTGTGAGTGGAAGGTGCTATGTATGGtatttctgtaatgtaatgtaatgtaatgtaatgtcatgtatttCTGTCTGTGACCCCGTGCGGACACCCAGGGAGCGGTGCTGTCCGGGCCTCCAGGGACAGGGAAGACTCTGCTGGCCAAGGCCACCGCGGGGGAGGCCAACGTGCCCTTCATCACCGTCAACGGCTCCGAGTTCCTGGAGATGTTCGTCGGAGTGGGACCGGCCCGGGTGAGCGAGTCCTCTACCCCCTTCTCCAGTATAAAATATGCCATTATtactgaggaaaaaaatattattttcttcagtATGCTTTAACCCTTCCAGTCCCGAGCCCAGTATGAAGTGGCTCCGCCCAagctttggctttggttgagaaagttgagaatgtAATGGAGGGCTTTAATTAGGGGCTCAGAACCATAGTGTCGCAgttgttttgattggttgaaaaggcatACGGTCACAGTCACTGTATGGCCTTCTCGGGGTTAAAAGCTTTCCGGGGTCTTTTGTGAAATGGATCAGCAACTTCACAAAACGGGGAACTGTGCTTGCAGCTCTGAGGTTTTGGGTCCGTTCCCAGGTGAGCCTGccctgcttcagtaaatatgcaGCTGTGTGAATATATAGGGGCAGCCtcaggtacaggactgggacctgggagggTAGGCtcaagcctcagtgtagccacggtaagatcTGTGGAGCTTTGAGCGTTGCACCTGGGGGGACTGTACCCTGCTTAAATCACCtaagtcagctaaataagtgtaatgtgatgtattgTATGTGAGGAATGTaagctctgtctctctggatGAGTGTGAGATGTAAGTGTGAAATAGGTGGTAGTAATAACATCCCGTTTGCCAGTTCCTCGAGCTGGAAGTATTTgcactttttacatttaaatatgtaCGGACTGTAAATTTTATGAACTTATTTGCCTGCCCATCTTTCTTCACAGAGCCATAATTATGAACCGGGATATGCTACGGAAGCaagctgtaacataacatacacTTTAACaatgttgtgtttttatgaGCTTGTACTGAGTGTGCTTTGTGAAGATAGTATATGTTTCAGTGGCAAATGTACAAGACTGTGGACAGtaattgtgtaaatgcattctGGTGAATAATGCTTAGTCTGGGTTGAAGTGCAGTTCTTACAAATGGACAGTGATATTATTTGGACCACTAGATGGGGCTGCAGAagaaaaaatgaacacaaataagGTTGTGGTTCTAAGAATTTAAAGCTTAATAGGAACAGAATTGTCTCAACTGCTGAATTGAAAAGCAACGATCAGTTCAGAACAATGAACTGATCGAGAGGCCTTTAAAGATCTggatctggcagtcggagggttgccggttccgtCCGGTGTGTCGACGTGCCCCTGAGCTGGACTCTGGACCCCCAGTTACTCCCGGCGAGCTGAAAACACGCTGTTCTCTGACTCCCTTGCAGGTGAGGGACATGTTTGCCATGGCGAGGAAGAACGCCCCCTGCATCCTCTTCATCGACGAGATCGACGCGGTGGGCCGGAAGAGGGGCAGGGGGAACTTTGGGGGTCACAGCGAGCAGGAGAACACCCTCAACCAGCTGCTGGTGGAGTTGGATGGTGCGTCCTAGCCTTGGGCTGAAGAACAGAGCTTGGCTATTGCCAGCATTTTTGATGCTCACTATTTACTCGGAACCTCTTAAAAACACTCAAAAGTTTTGCATTCGTATAAGTGTATCTTAATTTTTGCATAATGAGTATACCACATCGGATTCAACAAACGCTTCTAACTTCAGAAAACTCCTAAACGAAGATTATGGTACTGTAGGCCCTGTGCACCTATATGCATATGCTTGTCGGGGCATTTCTAGGAAATGGAAATTGTCGACCTAAATAACAGCTCCATTaaatgcaaaggagaaattccgtacagatattaagtattttttccacacagcgagtggtcaatgtgtggaatagcttgccagtgcatgtagtggaggcagaaacactgggggttttcaagaccaggcttgatacagtgtttgattctatttagcttttaggcaaactaggcagtaggtacacttatgggtaggaaaaggcgagcattgctgggctgaatggcctgttcttgccattgccgttatgttatgttatgttatgttatgttatgttatgtcctGTAGTTGTTTCCCATAAACACAGAGCTCATTCTGCTCTCCTCCAGGTTTCAACACCAGCACGAACGTGGTGGTCCTGGCCGGAACCAACAGGGCTGACGTCCTGGACCCAGCTCTGATGCGGGCCGGCCGGTTTGACAGGCAGATCTATGTCGGTACGCCGTCCAGGAGAAAACGCACTGTGACATAAATACTGAGCCGTGATGGCCTCAGTGTGGTTTAGATGTCCTCTATGGCTCTGTAATGGCTCCTGTCCCTGTTAAAGAACAggactaaataaaatgtaattctcTCCTCAAACACGGGGCGCCATTGCCTTAAGATGAAGGTATTAAGGGATTACTGGACTTGGTCACAATTTGGGTGGTGTCTCTTTGTCGGGGGGGATGATTGTAATTTGCTTCCCTAGAAGACGGTTTAATATTCACCCATCTGGAAATATCATGAAAGAAGATGAACTCCACATTAAATGATGATATTGATAAAAACAATTTTTATAATGATTTGACTGGTGTGAAATATAAGTTAGTAGGTTGTGTCAAGGCCACATTAATGTTGTTCATTctcaggaaatgtttttttttttccgttgaATGCTGAGTGCCGAACACATTCCTCTGTCAGTCATGGAAGTTGGATCATGAAGTGCTTGACTGAGTGCGAGGTTCGTGGAGGCAGATCCGCTGCCGTGTGCCGGGGGTCTCCACCCACAGAACGTAACCTGTCTCCGCATCCCTTCTCCAGGCCCGCCGGACATCAAGGGCCGCGCCTCCATCTTCAAGGTCCACCTGCGTCCCATCAAACTGGATCCCAGTATTGACAGAGATGGCATCGCgcgcaaaatggccgctctcaCCCCGGGGTTCACTGGTGAGTGCTGGTCCCGCTGGGGAGAGTGAGACAACGTTTACTCCTGTGATTACATCTCCCGGAGATTAAGAACCGCTcggttaatatttaattatgcatcagcgttctcttcctggttttcgTACCTAAAACTCCCCCAAAAcgtttgcaaagagcagtgatgtatgtttttttgaaaagtccctaaccctgcccccagtgccaaattccccctccctctccggcgcctgtggtcagctctctgtgttaacattcaGCAACTTCGTCCGAGAATTATGCAAAACCATACGTCATATAACACGGGAAATTGTTTTACAGACagctctaaaaaaaaaaacataccctAAAATGAGCTCTAGGATGATACgaaaagctgaaaaacacaatacaTATGCGAGTGGGCCTTTAACGATATCCCTCTATACATGTTGTGCAGGCCCCCGCCCATTCTGTTAACCAGAATTGATTGGCTGGCGCCCTCTGACCTCACCAAGGTGTGTAATGATTTCCCGCTGTGTTCTCCTTGGCCGCCAGGTGCGGACATCGCTAACGTCTGCAACGAGGCGGCACTGATCGCTGCCAGGCATCTCAGTCCCAGCGTCAGCGGCAAGCACTTCGAGCAGGCCATCGAGAGAGTCATCGGAGGTGAGGGCTCTGAGTGCCCTGTGTCCCGGCTGGGGGGCtgtacctgggggggggggggggggggggggctttatgCAGCAGGTTTTCTCGCTTGGAGAGATTTGTCATTCGGCAAGCACAGCTGCGCTTTGACGCGTGCTCTTCACAAAACCCTTGCCCTTGGAGTCATTTCTCTGCACTGAAATGTTGCTCAGGATGATGCGGTTTTGTAGTACTGTGAATAAGACCTGCCGATTTTCTCTGAAACCACAGATCCATTGATgcagacagtgtgtgtagtggtgtTATTGTGTTATGAACACATGAGActgggcagggggcagggtgcTATCTGTtcgaatgggggaggggggggagggggggctcgcACCCAGGACCCTGCAGAATTACACTTAAGAGTTAAATCCCATCTCTTCTGTTCTGGCTCTGCAGTTTAAGCCAATAGAGTTTGGCAGCTAATATACACTCTTGTGTAGTAAAGTGTCCGTTAACGTGTGTGGTGTCTAATAAAGATGTGTAAGTATCCGGTTTTAAGCATTTGTATCACCCTGTGTGGCCTTGGGCTCACCTTTTATGCTTTGTCATTAACGGTTCGTTTATTTTCTGGAAAGAGCTTGTTAACTTTAATGTTGGCTCGTCAGTATGTTGAATTATTAAAAGGCCACTGAAAATGTAGTGACAGTAAAAGGTGGGTTTTGTAAAAGGGGGGAAAATGGAAAGGGTGTTGTCAGGTCAGGTGCGTTCCCAGCGTTAGCATGTGGAGCACGTAGCGGTGCGGCGTTGCTGTAGCCCGCTGGCCTTGGGACGGGCAGACGTCTGGGAGTGGGCGGGTCTCTCACGCCGCTGTGTGTCCCGGCCAGGACTGGAGAAGAAGACGCAGGTCCTCCAGCCCACGGAGAAGATGACGGTGGCGTATCACGAGGCCGGACACGCCGTGGTGGGCTGGTTCCTGGAGTACGCAGACCCCCTGCTCAAGGtgcagtacccccccccccccccccccacgcacacgCCCACGCCCACCCACTCGCAcccgcactcgcacacactcacacatacccatccTCATCCctaccacacacatgcacacacacacacacacacacacacacacacacacatacacacacatacccatccctaccatacacgcacactcatactcacacgcgcacacacacacacacacacacacacacacacacacccttgtcCCAGCTTCTCCTACTTCTAGATGGCTGAGATACCATCAGATGAGGGCACGTGGAAGGTCATGCCCCTGCCTAATGCCTACTGTAATTCACAGCGTCATGCCCTAACCACTTCAACTCGAGGTTTAAGTGTATCcatatagccagctagctaatgcTGCCTAGCTAGTCCTGTGAGTGGGCATGAGTCTGAGTACACGCCTCtctatgtggagtttgcatgttctccccatgctCACATGGATTTACTCCAgctactccggtttcctcccacactcaaacacatgcatgtcaggttaggtgtgctccagttgttgcccttgaccaaggcacttgcctcagaactggagttggtcccctgGGCGTTGCACTGttgctgcccactgctcctaagtaactaggatggctgaaaacaaaaagcacaaatTACCCCAGAGGGCTCAATGGCGTATATCTTATCTTGTAACGGGGACTCTCTTATCTGAGGAGTTCAGATGTAGATTCAGCAGTGTTGGTGGGGTGAGGACTGTCTTAAAGGCTCTCTGGTGTCGCAGGTGTCCATCATTCCCCGGGGGAAGGGGCTCGGATACGCGCAGTACCTGCCCAAAGAGCAGTACCTGTACAGCCGCGAGCAGCTCTTCCACCGCATGTGCATGATGCTGGGGGGCCGTGTGGCCGAGCAGGTGTTCTTCGACAGGATCACCACTGGAGCGCAGGACGACCTGAAGAAGGTCACGCAGTCGGCCTACTCACAGGTACCAACGAGCCTGTACTACTGGTCCTACACTGCGTCTACCCTGTCTatcacacaccctgtctgtactGTTCACcacaccctgtctgtctgtactgttcatcacacaccctgtctgtctgtactgttcaccacaccctgtctgtctgtactgttcatcacacaccctgtctgtctgtactgttcaccacaccctgtctgtctgtactgttcATCACACTGTCTGTACTGTTCAACACACTCCCTGTCTGTACTGTTCATCACTCACCCTGGCTGTACTGTTcatcacacaccctgtctgtctgtactgttcatcacacaccctgtctgtctgtactgttcatcacactgtctgtgctgttcatcacacaccctgtctgtactGTTCATCActcaccctgtctgtctgtactgttcaccacaccctgtctgtctgtactgttcATCACACTGTCTGTACTGTTCAACACACTCCCTGTCTGTACTGTTCATCACTCACCCTGGCTGTACTGTTcatcacacaccctgtctgtctgtactgttcaccacaccctgtctgtctgtactgttcATCACACTGTCTGTACTGTTCAACACACTCCCTGTCTGTACTGTTCATCACTCACCCTGGCTGTACTGTTcatcacacaccctgtctgtctgtactgttcATCACTCACCCTGTCTGTACTGTTCACCACACCCTGTCTGTACTGTTCATCacactgtctgtgctgtttatcacacaccctgtctgtctgtactgttcATCACACACCatgtctgtctgtactgttcatcacacactctgtctgtactgttcatcacacaccctgtctgtactGTTCATCacactgtctgtgctgttcatcacacaccctgtctgtctgtactgttcatcacacaccctgtctgtactGTTCATCACACGCCCTCTCTGTCTATACTGTTCATCACACACCCTGTCTATACTGTTCATCACTCACCCTGTCTGAACTGTTcatcacacaccctgtctgAGTTTTCCCCTGCTCTCCTTTAGCCAAGACAAAAAAGTGGGTGATGAAAAATGAGCACTTCTTACACAACGCAAATTTCCTCCAAGATGATGCTTTTTCAATCAtgcttgttgatgggggttatGCCTTTCCTGGAAATGACTTTTTTCAGATGAAACATTCACGGTTCACACCTGTCAGCGTGGCCGGATGGTGACGCATGCTAATATACTGGGTTTGGCTGCTCGGGGGATGTTCTGTGTTTGGATGTTGGTTGTGCTTCCTCCTGGCCATATGGATTCACTGCAGGGGTttcagtcagtctctctgtctctcgtgAATATTTAATGTTGTATTAGGCTGGGCTGGAGTGGCCCTTTTGCTGTTTGCTTCAGAGTGACCGGGGCACTGCAGGGACTGTTTGATCTCCTCTGACAGCCCCCCATACTGCCCCTCACACAGGTAGAGATGGGACCGTTACAGTAGAGTTGAGGTCCCTGTGGTCAAACATccctttttgtggaaaatgacatttcccttgctaagCGGATTATAAAGGCATAGAGATTATAAAGGCATACACAATCtgtatgaaaaaatgaaaatgcatttaaatgagctGTTCAGGCTTGCgtgaagttatgacatcacTACGATATGTTTGTTGGCTTAAGCGCCGCCTACATCATAGCCAGTAcagatcagaacagaggttaatCGATATCAATGAGCCTGAAAGACAccgtcactaaaacagcctgttcttggtaaagctcacgagaggcactggagaatggacatgcaCAACAGGAAAGAGATTGCTTTTGGTGCTTAAAACCACACTAAGGTCGTCTTACGGATaccaggacctaaaataaaaccgTGTTAAGGTGTTCAATATGCTGACGAATCCGATGTTGGCACAGCATGAACGAGCTCCCTGACCTCTGAACCTGGTTTCCCCCGCAGATCGTTCAGTTCGGGATGAATGAGAAGGTGGGGCAGGTGTCCTTCGACCTCCCGCGCCAGGGCGAGATGGCCATGGAGAAGCCGTACAGCGAGGCCACGGCGCAGCTCATCGACGAGGAGGTCCGCCTGCTCATCGGCACCGCCTACGACCACACGCTCGCCCTCGTGCTGGAGAAGAGAGACGCGGTGGAGACGGTGAGCATTATGACGCTAACGCCCCCCCCTGGCCTGACTGCGTTGTGTTACTTAAAGGGACAATGGGTcgtttcggacttctaacggtcaagagaggaataaaccacaacactgtttatccctcccccttctctgtaaacgcgctgacgttgaaatgccattggccgtggcaattagaaccaattttcaaccaatgacctttaattattgtacggtgatacagtgttttggtacattacattacatcacattacagtgttaggctgtcaactgtatattttgaaacccgaatttaaggattTAAGgatttagggcggcctgtagcgtagtggttaaggtacatgactgggacccgcaaggttgttGGCTCAacccccgatgtagccacaataagatccacacagccgttgggcccttgagccgttgggccattgctccaggggaggattgtctcctgcttcgtctaatcaactgtatgtcgctctggataagagcgtctgccaaatgccattaatgtaatgtaatgtaaggactataaacacaggcatagggtgagtgaacatgtcagtgagcctttttcaatgacaggaagggttTTACAACACTCTtgtcacaatgttttaacacagaaatctggATGAGAGTGTTTTGTAGTATTGTGAGTAAGACCTGCCGATTTTCTTTGAAACCACAGATCCATTGATgcagacagtgtgtgtagtAGTGTTATGAACACATGACTCTTTGTGTGCAGACAGTGCTATGAACATGTGACTCTGTGTACAGACAGTGTTATGAAcacatgtctctgtgtgcagaCAGTGTTATGAAcacatgtctctgtgtgcagaCAGTGTTATGAACACGtgactctgcctctctgtgtgcaggtggcTAAAAGGCTGCTGGAGAGGGAGGCCCTGGACAAGGCGGACATGTTGGAGTTGCTGGGTCCTCGGCCCTTCCAGGAGAAGTCCACGTACGAGGAGTTTGTGGAGGGAACGGGCAGCTTCGAGGAGGACACCACGCTGCCCGAGGGCCTGAAGAACTGGAACGAGGAGGAGGGCAGCGGCCCGGAGGAGGTGCCCCGCTCGCAGGAGAAACAGGCTCTGTAGGGAGGGGCCTGGGATGGAGGAGCGCGGTCTTCCCGATCCGCGCGGACTGAGGCCAGAGTTCGTCCTGCGAAGGGGACCGCAGCCGAGCTCGGGGTTCGAGAACAGTCCGACAGTGCGGCGAGAGGGATCGTCTCTGTGCTTTGTCACTCTAGCTTGTTTATCTCACAGGAACTCGATCCCTCCTCGTGTCTGAAGGGAACGCGGAAGTTTTGAAGCCATggttaaaaaaaccaaaaaaaaccggATGTACGTTCTGCAATGCCTTAACCTGGAGCTGCCCTCCTGGCTCTTCTCCAAGGTGTCCCGCGTGTGTGAGCTCTTCGACCCAGAAATGCAATGAGCTTATTGGGATGCTCCAGTCGTGTTCTGTCCCTCTTATCAACAGCCGTGGGAATATCTTCAGGGACAGATTTACTGCCCGCTGTGTCGTTATCGTGATGGATTTCTAGTGCGGTGTGATTTTTTTAGTCCTCAATCACATTGTCCTGCAGTTTTTAGGATTGAGTTTTTGTCTAAAAAGTGTATATATTCAAAattaaacgttttttttttttcaatatgaaatatgactgATATTATCCTTGCCACAGTACTGAAAGACCAATTAAATTATGGTACATTTAAACCAGAGCTTGGTTCTGAATCCTATGATCTCATTGCATTCTGGTTGAAGCCAACTGTTTAAGAGTTACGCTCCGCGCATGAACGTCACCTCCTACGGCTGATTAAAATAGATCCATATTACAGTGCACCTAGGGCTTTACGTTTTCTGGGAAGataaatatttgtgtaaagTTAATCCCCGGGAAGACGCATGCCTGGACATTCCAGGCCCACACAATATAGCTTGtgcatttgtgaaaataaaccCAGCTGTTCTATTATTAAAAACCATTGTCTCCGCTTTACGTATGTACAGAGCCTTGTTGGGCGGTATTAAGAATcggttttcatgttttcttggattgcagataataatttttatttttatttaaaactcaAATGGTCAAGCGTATATTTTAAAGATAAAGATAGCTCCTCATAAATATTACGTATATAAATATATCTGGGCGGGGTCTGCGTTGTATGATGCAGCTTTCCTACAGTTCGAAGCCCAGCCGAGCTCACTGGAGTTTTTCCATCCAGTGATCCTTCCCGAACCGGGGTTTTTATCCTGAAATCATGACGGCCGCTTTTCTGGTCAGGCA is part of the Conger conger chromosome 15, fConCon1.1, whole genome shotgun sequence genome and encodes:
- the LOC133111487 gene encoding AFG3-like protein 2; the encoded protein is MTYMLGLLCASTRPLRVWVRAWATRYSPMTARTLLTLGYRDAAEFALSRIRYLGSHENVYSTHRLLSSNKPPKGFDKFLLKSENAPGVNKSAGEPKEVKAESRGSGGGPSVGGGGGEGRRGGGGGGNKGGKDWWTRIQKGDIPWDEQGFRYIAVGAVGLITTFLYYYYQRNYVEKEITWKDFVHNYLGRALVERLEVIDKKYVRVIMVRADDPLDAGYEWFNIGSVDTFERHLETAQQELGMEPSQRVSVIYSSSRDWGVLMGVIYPLVLIGTLFFLFRRGPLGGGGGRKRGIFGIAQSPAQLMKDDIGVKFKDVAGCEEAKLEILEFVNFLKNPKQYQDLGAKIPKGAVLSGPPGTGKTLLAKATAGEANVPFITVNGSEFLEMFVGVGPARVRDMFAMARKNAPCILFIDEIDAVGRKRGRGNFGGHSEQENTLNQLLVELDGFNTSTNVVVLAGTNRADVLDPALMRAGRFDRQIYVGPPDIKGRASIFKVHLRPIKLDPSIDRDGIARKMAALTPGFTGADIANVCNEAALIAARHLSPSVSGKHFEQAIERVIGGLEKKTQVLQPTEKMTVAYHEAGHAVVGWFLEYADPLLKVSIIPRGKGLGYAQYLPKEQYLYSREQLFHRMCMMLGGRVAEQVFFDRITTGAQDDLKKVTQSAYSQIVQFGMNEKVGQVSFDLPRQGEMAMEKPYSEATAQLIDEEVRLLIGTAYDHTLALVLEKRDAVETVAKRLLEREALDKADMLELLGPRPFQEKSTYEEFVEGTGSFEEDTTLPEGLKNWNEEEGSGPEEVPRSQEKQAL